Genomic DNA from Hyperolius riggenbachi isolate aHypRig1 chromosome 10, aHypRig1.pri, whole genome shotgun sequence:
tattggcgaatgaatgggaggagcgggatgtgaaaattgctctggtttttaaggggggagAAAAAACCCACATGGCACCATTTTGAGTGCACTGCCTTTGTTAGTGTAAACTGGTACCATAGGAGAGAATGCCTCACTTGACAGCTACTAACAAGCAAAATATCCACAGCTCCGGTGGCATTTTAAAATTGGTTAATTAGTCTAGTCGGTTGTTATTGTTAGAGACAGGAAGTTAATCTCCATTACAAGGAAACAGACAACAATAAAAATTCAGTATGGGTCTCATGCTTTCCCAACTCCATCCCAAccataaaaaaattaaatcaaataaaaaaaaaattggctgaaTTTTAAAATCAGCTTCCATTTTAGATCAGGGTTTCCCAAACTTTGCTTAGTCATGTGCCATCATCAAAGCCTCGTtgcactgccaccattgaatacAATGGACAAACCCACACACAGATGTGCAAGGCTTATTTTAATCTCCTGTGTGAGCAAATCATGATGGGGCAATTCTGTACAAATGTTAAGAACTCTGCTATGCCCAACTATCGTGAGCACTATTCCCCCTGGGGACTAGGAGCCCATCAGTGGTTTTAGTCCTCCACTTCAGAATACACTTGTAAGGTCGTCAGGCCGCTAAACTAATGTAAATAGGGGTTACAAAAGTCTCTAAGTTAGAGAGAACTCGTAGGAAAATTAAATATTTATCTTTCTATCATGGTGATTCGGAACACATGGTCCAATCATGTCCCAACaaacctaaggccacatacagacatcagaccatagtctttggaaaatgaaagatcacagaccaatcttaccacccttcctgtagtataagagccatactttacacagtcttttctatggagctgaactcccccatcaggaaaaaatctttgcaagatgctgcacacacagatgctgtacagacaccaaagatcagtatctgcaaaagatctgttcctgccaaaaatccattcctgcaaattgcaatgatagtctatgagatctgcagatcatcatacacacatgatttaactgacattcatctgcagatctgcagatctgaaaatccatcctggtggatctgatctgcagatggatgtcagttaaatcatgtgtgtatgatgatctgcagatctcatagactatcattgcaatttgcaggaatggatttttggcaggaacagatcttttgcagatactgatcttttgtgtctgtacagcatctgtgtgtgcagcatcttgcaaaaaaaattttctgatggggagttcagctccatagaaaagactgtgtagagtatggctcttatactacaggaagggtggtaagattggtctgtgatctttcattttccaaagactatggtctgatgtctgtatgtggcctaagagttGGGGAAACTTCCATGCTTAGCTTAGGTGGAGAGAACTCAGCTAAGCACGCAAGATATCTCTCCAGAAAATAATTTTGTCATGTGTGCTCTTCCTTCACCCTTTGAAAGGGATGGAGAACAAGTTAATGAAGTTTGTTTGGAGTGTTCGGAGTCCACTCCtagggggaggggtactgtaaggtCGGCAGGCCGGCGGCCgcggccctgccgctgactcagtTTGTTTCtgtccctgccgctgactcacaggCATGCAGGGCGGCAGGCGGAGGACACATCTCAGTGCGCGCTCCGTCTACGCAACAGTAGTCACATGTCTCCCTGAGTGTCCGCTGATTGCTGACACGCTGAACTCCGATTGGTGGAATGATAGTATTTGAATCTGCTGAGCGCTTCTGTCCGTGCCATTCATAGTTTctagctttggcttgttgctgggtatgcgccccacagtggcgtagcaatagggggtgcagaggtagccaccgcatcggggcccttgggccagaggggtcccgaagggtccaccctctatcacagtattagtgctctattggtcctgtgcctgtaataatcacttctatagatgctttgagtagcagtaatccttaacacactgttcccaattcctttcttgcaactctgacactggttgtccttggcaggttttggtgtgccacatcaattgttatgtaatgtatagagtgcttggggggtcccatgtaaaacgtgcaccggggcccatagctcctcagctacgccactggagcctCACGCCTTGGATGATCTGTTGCTGActattgcttgttcctgacttcaTTCCTGTCTGATTGCCTGTGTTAACCTGTGCTTACTCCTGATAtcccgctgccgacctctgctcagTCTGACCACGCTTCTGTCTGATCTCCTGCTGCCAACCTCAGCTCCGTCTGACCAcgcttctgcctgattacctgttgctgaaccttggctTGTTTACCGGACTCCGCAAGAACGCTGCCTGCCCCTGACCCGGCTTGCACGAGCACGCTACCTGAACTCTCAGCCTCTGAATCCACCTGCCTCCGTCATCTGGACTACCTTGCTACTAGGTCTCAGGTGACTATATACCTATTCCTATTCTATGCCCATTGCATTATCTGCCTGTACAATTGGTGAGTGGCTATTTGTCAGTTGTATGCCACATCTCCCTGCAGAGTTGTTAGTGTGTATTATAGGTAGGAGTTTTTAGCAGGTGTAAGGGCTgtgttataggtcagtcatatgggcatacagtctgacctatagccattgaccaggcaagcctgacaACACTGCTTTAGATAAATTCTGAAATGTTATATGTCATCATCATGGAGGGTAAAAACTAAAAAACAATcacaagtaaaataaaaataaaagaaatctgcTCTGTCTACTCATGAGTTACCAGCATTCTATTCTTTGGGCTCTCACAAAACAGATGCCTGTTAGACAGATCCGTCCAGATTTGCATAGGTGTGTGGTAGGCTGGCTTTCTGTCTCTGGCTATTGTGGGAGTACAGACGTCACAGAAGAATTTGCAAACAGCTTCTCATCTAATAGTTTTCAGAAAAAAGCTGAGATTGAGCATCGGATTCAACAACAGGCTGACCTGATTTAATTCAAAGCCACTGGAAACACAATTTGGATGAAGCATTAAACTGAATGGACTGCGCACCTGCTAAAAGCTAACAATAAAAGGACCggagagaaaaagaaaggaaTCAGCACTCCTGCAATAAAGATCATATACTCTTTGAAGTGAAGACAGCACAAGAAAAAGGATCATTTCTATCTTCTCTCCTTGTTGAAAAAGAAAAAGCTGAAACATGGATAAGTTCCGTATGATCTTCCAGTTCCTGCAGGCCAACCAGGAATCTTTCATGAATGGCATCTGTGGTATTATGGCACTCGCCAGTGCCCAACTGTACACGACATTTGATTTCAACTGCCCGTGCCTACCTGCCTATAACATGTCTTATGCAATGGGGGTGCTGTGCGTGCCCCCGATTGTCTTCTTTTTATTGGGTTTTGTCATGAACAATAACGTGTCCATGCTAGCGGAGGAATGGAAGAGGCCGACGGGTGAGAGGCAGAAAGATGCGGCGGTGTTGCGGTATATGTTCTGTTCTATGACCCAACGGGCATTGATTGCCCCGGCAGTGTGGATATCAGTGACGTTACTGCATGGCGAGAGCTTTATATGTGCGTTTAGCACGTCGGTGCCGGTGGACAAGCTGGGCAATATGACCGGTGTGGACCTGTCCGATAAggaaattaagagaattctggcCAGGATTCCTTGCAAAGACATCTATGATGGGGACCACATTATACCACAGGAAGTGGCGACCAGATACTTGCGCTGCATTTCTCAGGTTATAATACATTTACCGTATTTTCTTTCATGGTCTGTTATGCTAATATTTGAATATCATTATTTTAGATAATgtaaagcactgtgtaatatgctgACACTGTACAACTGAACAGTCGTCGTAAAGGATAGCACCCAAAAATAGCCTTTGAGCTTATTTAAAACTGGTTGCTAAAAacgatttgcattaattttctacATCATAGGGCattggcagtggcatagctaagaagtgATGGGCCCCTCTAGGGCCGGTTCAACTAGCTACAATGGGGACTCAGGGAAAATTTAACTGGGCGCGCCCCCCTAGCACCTCCCCACCCCTGCAGCAAATTCatcccccagggcccccaagctGGCTGCCAGACCCCATTCTGCCCCCCCCAGTCAgaatatcattaggtgtccatcatgtCTCCAAATGCATTGTTGGAGTTCCCATTATTCCCCCTTGCATAATCCCTGCAGGACACAGGAAGGAGCACCATGCTCTGTGCCCTGGACGACTTCTCTGCCAGTACCTTTCTTCCTCCTTCCATGTAGACATGTATAGAGTCACcatagaggagaggaggagggagatacCTTGGAGAGCCCCTACAAGCTCCGGTGGCCTGAAGCAATTGCCCCCATTGCccctatggaagcgccggccctgggccccattgcaagttttacattgggacccTTCTactactctgtacataacaattagtatacagcaccaaaacctgccagtcaggacaacagtgccagaggggtgtaaacagggggaggggcacagtttgttaaagggagcctaaagcgagagagatatagaggctgccatactgaattccttttaaacaatgcatcttggcaggctgtcctgctgatattctgcctttaatacttttagcattAGACCTTGAACAAGTACGCAGATCAGGCGCCCTGACTTAAGtcttactggattagctgcatgcttgtgtgagtggtgtgattcagactctattgCAGCCAAGgagttcagcaggactgacaggtaactggtattgcttaaaaggaaataaatatgaaagcctCACTATAGGTTCCtctaatgatcaccactatttaaagcaaaaatagaggtgatcattaccagctcaGCACCAATGCAGAACTAATACAGCAGTTGAAGAAGTGCCCCGTGGTGGGCTCTGATGGTGCAGGGGACCTGGAGCTGTCAAACCCTCTGCATTGCCCAGTGCTTCACTACTGTGCATTGGTATACATATGAACAAGTGCAAAAGACAGCTTAATGTTACGCATAATGATACACAAGTGTAACAATTCAGTGTGAATAAGGCCATATGCGATATGAGATATATCAGTGTACTGCTCTCCTTTATTAAAGTGACCCtaaggtgaaagtgatatggaggctgccatatgtatttcccatttaacaataccagttgcctggcagtactgttGATCTTCTGGAATCAGTAGTGTCtgcgtcacaaccctgaaacaagcatgtgcccaatccagtcagacttgcgccagaacacctgatttgcatgcttgttctgggtctatggctaaaagtattagtggcagaggatcggcaggacagccaggcaacttgcatggtttaaaaggaaataaatatggcagccttcacatcaCTCCTCACCTAGGGTtcccctttagggctctttcacaccagagcactTTACCTGCATTTCAACGCAAAGGCaattctttgcgttaaccaaggtaaaatgaaagtccatagacttttattttaaCTTTCACACCCGGCGCTGTGTTTTGGTGGGTTGCGGTTCGACtgacctgggagcgttgaaacaccAGGACCTGGCGTTTCCAGTcgggttcaattaatagctaccgccgctgattgcgtctcaCCGCAGATTCCTGACGACCCGCCGCAGGCTATTCAActcctgcatgcgttgtctggtgtgaaagaggcctaaagcaagGCTCCAACAGAGATGGTCGATGACCTGTTCATAATTTTAGCTTGTGTGCATACttaatgcagattgtatgcagcaTGGAATTAGGCCAGTCAAATTCAGCAGAAAATCCAATTGTATGTTTTTTTGAAATTGAGCCCATATTATCTATTACGTTTGTACATCAGAATTATCATATCACTTCCCACCTATAGTCTTCCAGGGATTTCTGGTTTTCTGTATAGAACACCAGTCATGCCTCCTTTCCATAATATAGACTGGCCTCTCCACCAGAGCAGAGTGAAGCATGATCCTGTGATGTGTGGGGAGGAGCCATAACCTGCTTATGTCAGTAGGACTTTTAAACCTGCTGTGTAAAAATGATCTGAAGCAACTGTTCATCACAGAGAAGTTATTTCTTGTTACCATTTGTAGTAGGTAGTTAAGATTTCCATCATGTAAAAAGAAAATCACTATTGTATGCAACAGGTATGCTTGAAAGGTGTCCTTACATTGTCACATGGGGATGGGGCAGCAGATTCTattatcagatagatccctctctgttcGAACCTGATGAGAGAGGAATCTAATGCTGCTACACAGATTGTACCATGGCTCTCCTGTCCACCAGCAAGCTGCTTCCAGTGTCCCATGTCTTCTTTCCATTGCCGCTAGGATGCTTGTATCCCTGTGACACGTGTGTGACCTTGTATATGCCGTCAGGTCACGGGGTACAGGAGCCCCGGCTACAATAGAGAGAAGACACTGGACACAAGAGGAGGCGGACAGGTGAACCAGAACTACACTGCAACATTCACCATGGGCTCGGGGTTCACATTACACATGGGGAGATCGCACAGAGGTCCGTCAGACACAGCTATTGCTGCACCTGACAAGCCCTTTCAAGTGAGAGctttccagcatgccagatcgaTAGTTTTGATTGATTTCAGTTGGAAAACGATAAATATGGTGAGCAGCATGCATCATATATTGAATGTTattcaagtaatgtatgggcaccttaactgaaTATTAACATCTGCACAGGACTGTGCAATTCTTGTATtgaatttttattattataaggtTATGctctaaagcagtgtttctcaacattttattggtatgtaccccttttaaaaccctgtactcaccaagtacccctttgcattgtaaacattatcacaagtaccccttgacaaatatatatttaaagctagtacatgataattggttctaaactatttccaagcctttactattgcttttaaatagctaaaacactaatttggtgttgtttaaataggatttatcattttctacaactctaaatttgttattcttggttaagtatataaagcccgagtaccccctggaaccatcagaagtaccccctggggtacgcgtaccacacgttgagaacctaggctctaaagAAAgcagtacttaaagaggaacttcagcctaaacaaacatactgtcattaagttacattagttatgttaattaaaatagataggtaatataatctcttacccaccctgttttgaaaGAACATGATTTCATTAGGGCAGCCatattttggttgaaaggaggtgacagggagcatgagtcacagttccaactgtcctgtgtgctgatcacccctcccagttgctaggcaacgtgaacaacatcataggaaatcccatcatgctttgcacagcatcagggtatAAAAGCCtgtgcagttttctttgatgggtggagcttagctaaaaatgcagctaaaaaggatgctttggtaagaaaaacaaagttctgatgctgtgaacctgttaaagaaacaccaagccttttcagtactgcagagtagatttttagtccagaggttcactttaagtgtaatcTCCGGCAGCTGACTTTTGGCACAGTTACATTACGTAGGATTCTGCAAAAAATGCAGGTCTCCGTTTACTATAGTCACGCAGTTCTGTGTGTCTAAAGAACCCCAAAAGAAGTATGCATAAAGCCTCTCCTTACTGTATCAGTGCATAGTCACCAGGTCTTTGTGCACATAAATTCTAATACATAAAGTCGAATTCTAGTCTGTAGTTCAGAGCACAAAGAAAACTAAAATGGTAAAATAAAAACTTGGAGAATGAATCATTAAAACGTAGAAAAGAATGTCCATTGCTCATAGTTACAATCACATTTGAGCTTTTTGATCTCTCACCTGCACAGAGGATGTAaaactaaaagtggccatacacttatagatttgcagcagattccaccatcagatagatttctgccaGATgcttgtcaagtcgaatctgacaggaatctatatgatttgtgccacacactaggaacagatttccaatagatttcagaatgaaatgcattattggaccgttagatccaatgcaactctatgggccatcgatcttctacctagattttccatccagtcagatagatcaaatcgatcgaaatcggccgcaaatcaatcGATCGGCTGATTCGATAGAATCTATTTCCGATCAATCAATTCGATAGAATCGATCAATagatgaaatcgaccagtgtatgggcaccttaagaagcAGCTTGTTGTTACCCATGACTAGGAGTTTGTATTACTACAGCTAGATTGTCTAGTCATTCCCCATGCCATAGTTCTACAGAATGCAAAGAGTTAACCCGCTGGCAAGCAACAGAATGCAAATTGTCACCCAGTCGGTGAATCTCATTATGGTAAGACAGGCTTCTAGGAAACGTTTTTCtttagcttttttttaaacaacctATT
This window encodes:
- the LOC137534204 gene encoding calcium homeostasis modulator protein 1-like, producing MDKFRMIFQFLQANQESFMNGICGIMALASAQLYTTFDFNCPCLPAYNMSYAMGVLCVPPIVFFLLGFVMNNNVSMLAEEWKRPTGERQKDAAVLRYMFCSMTQRALIAPAVWISVTLLHGESFICAFSTSVPVDKLGNMTGVDLSDKEIKRILARIPCKDIYDGDHIIPQEVATRYLRCISQAFGWTFVLLMTFFAFLVRAIRPCFTQAAFLKSKYWSHYIDIERKLFDETCTEHAKSFAKLCIQQFFENINQDMNMGHSHILHSKSVDKSDDKEKSEQDESDKLLGVTSQGTMNTLLKNWHKCKPPLNLKAYDYQNQNGNGYIKENLQLNNLNGPKKEIVTYYSKV